ACCTCAGTATTTCTGTTTTACAAGGCTTCGTCCAGATGTTAGGGCCCGAGGACCATGGTCACCCTGCAGAATAAGAAGCCAAGACCAAAAGGAATGCTTAGACTTCCCATCTCcttgttaaatataaaataatattttaaaaatcttattttcagGGTCATAGAGGTAGAAGTGATTTTGTAAATCTAATCCTTTCATtttttgaacaaaaaaaaaattaaatctaggAGGTGAAGTAATATACTCAAGCTGACATGGTTAGTTAGTAATCAAATCCTGTCCTAACTCAGAATTCAATTTTACAACACCATAGCGCCTTCCTCCTCTGGTCTCATAAATTAAAGATAgaatagagaaagaggaagagtgggaggatggggaggacagtaggaggaggaggaagaaaatgtaCTCActttacttttcaaataaaactACGTCTCTCATCCTAATGATTATGGAGGACTTCCTGTTTTCAGCCATTATCACACATTGTTGCTCTTTACTGTGATATTGGAATGCCCTGCAGAACGAAGCAGGAAATCcaataagtatttttctttatttaaagaaaacaaatgtttattaataaaTGAGAAATGCTAAAGATCATTGAATATCTTGAGGGACCAGAGAGCTCAGAATTGCTGCCTCTTTCAGTTATTTGGGCATGGCATCGATGAAGTACTGAACAAAATACACCAACGTGGCAGTAAATCTTATCTGCCCTTACCTTCCCTCCCtcataattttctctttctttctgtttcaacTGCTTTACTTCTTCTTCACTCatcttcttaatttttgtttttgggtcAGAAAGAAGCCACTCTGGTTGCTTTGAACCCATTCCCCAAGATAGTCCATCTCCATGACCTCCCAACTCTGATCAGTTCCCCTGAACCTCTGCTCCACATtccaccctgccctggcccccGACCCCTCCCATCTCCATCCCGTGGTCCTGCTATGGGTGCTCAGTCTGGCATCCATAGCTACTTTCCCAGGCTCATCACCTACACAAAGTCTCTGCTTTAGTCAACTTGATCTCTTAATGGTCCCCCTCAGAAAGTGCAGGGCCGCATCTTCCCCTGCCTTCCTGGTGCTTTTCAAGAGCTCTCTCAACTCCAAACCCAGCTCGGttcccacctcctccctgagCCTTCTCTAGCTGCCTCAACCTTAGGCACTGTTCTTTCTTCTGGATCTGGGTAGAGCATGCATTGATTATGCCTGTACCTCACTcagggtgtctttttttttttttttaacattatatcCGGTCACCTTAAATACTGAAGGGCAGGCACTGGATCTTGTAGCTATAAGTCATTGCTCAGATCTATCTAGGACACTTTCATTCATATGAtcctcaacaaacatttactgatcaTGATGTTAAAAACTGGAGCTCAGAACAATAACTGCTAATGTTTATGTCCGGTGTAAAAACAAATAACTTCCTTTTAGGGTATTTTTCTAACGAAGACTCCAATAAACCTTAACAAGAAGCTGTTAGTATGGCTTCACATACTATGAGCAAATATAGTTCCAAACTCTGGCTCCAtaaatttctctttcctcttaaATCGTTAATAAATGTGTGAGTAAATTACTTGCCATCTGAATTACAGATTTCTGGGTAGGTGCAACGACGATGAAAATACCTGCAGGTGAATTCTTTGTCCTCCTCACATTTTGCTGCACATTCTTCTCTGCTTCCTGCCCCCAGCTGCTTCTTAGTGACACTGAACAGTGAAGCCCCCTGGGTATTCACATAGTCATCCAGAGGCTCTCCTTGACCTAGAGGTGGGAGATCCAAGTGGAATAAATGGTCAGTAAATCAATGCCGATGTCTAATTGTCATGACTTCCTTTTAATCTATTTGGTTAGCATTAACCAAATAAAACTTGCTGTTTACTGGAAGTAGAATGGGTAGCTATCAATCAAAATGTTTAGTTAAGAACACACAGTTGGGCATGTGGACATAAATAAAGATGGCAACTaaagacactggggactaccagagaagggagagagggagcgaggcaagggctgaaaaactacctatttagTAGGTATTtagctcactacctgggtgatgggaatcatttgtaccccaaagcTCAGTGTCACGCAATTTAgtgatgtaacaaacctgtacatgtacccctgactctaaaagttgaaattataaaacaaagaaaaacagtttcATTAACAGATTGCAAGATAGTAAAAGATTAACTGGATTGATAAACAGGTTAGAACTATGGAACCACTACTATGTTACCATATTAGTGGATATAAATCCTTAAACAAGAACAAATTTTATGTTTGCTATCAATTGTGCCATGTCATGAGAGAAGAGTAAGGCACCATCAGTGGCAGTTGTGTTACCAAGATTGATGTTGATTTGTTCATCCCTGGGTAGAAACGGAACTTGGAGGCCATTGTTTGATTTCCTACAATATGCGCTTTGGTTCTGACACTGTCACTTGAACTGGTGGGAAGCATCCTCTGAATGGTCCCTCCTTGAGACACATAAATTTTGGTGCATAGATGATGGTGGAAATAAACAAGAACTGAACTAAATTATGTTGCTACCTTGGACAAAAATTGGGCAAAACACTGGAGGGTAAGAAGCTCCCCAACAAAGAAGGCCATTTTTGTACTGGGCTGATGACAGTCACACAACACTACTAACTGGGGAGAAATCAGTTTTTCCAAGGTGTTGACAGGTATCTGGATTTCGGAGGAAATTGTAAAAAAGCAGAACCTGGGACAAATACTGGTCTTGGTTTTTCTTTGAGATCAAATCTGAGACAACGAATCTGTCCGAAAGCTGCTTTCTGCCTGGTCGTGGCAGAGGGTGGCCAAGGGGGCCTCAGCTGTGCTCCCACCACAAGGCTACAGGGTGTTCCCTTGTCCTGAGGCTCTTCCAGACATCTGGCTGAGCTTTGGTAGGTCTATTCCAAGCCTGGAGATGCCAGCTCCATCCTTCGCAcagaatgctagtgattttcaCAGGGGTAAGAGGCCAAAAGAGGCTAATAAAATGAAGATAGCCAAGCTCCATGGAATTAGACAACAGGACAACCTTGACCACTTTGAGGGGCGTGGTGGGGGCTGCAGGCAGAGGGAGTGGGTTATAGAGTGACTAGGAGAGCAGTGGAGGCGGCAGCAGGAGACAAGCCTGGCTCTGAAGACAGCGAGCCCTCCAGGGAACATGCGGTCAGGGGAGGTTCTGAAAGATGACACACTGCAGAGCGCATTGGTTTGTATGCTGATGACAAATATCCAGTAGGAAGGCGAATGAACAGATTCTCATTCTCAGAAAGGCCCGTCCTGACCTCCTGAGGGTACACAGAGCACAAGGGGCAGGACAGGGAGGAGAATGCATGCTCATCGATTCATGCAAAGTCCTCGGCCAAAGTCCCCCTGCTCCCCGCGTCTGGGACTTTGTCCTTCCTCAATTTAAGACATTCCGGGCTGGAAAAATGGATTATTGAGCAGGAGTTGGCTGATGCATTCTAAACCTAATCCACTAAAAAGCACTTGAGAGATGTATCAAAAGATCACAAAGAAATAGATGCTTTAGGCCCACATCCATGTCTTTACCCCGCACTTTCTGCCAACTTGAACTCTCATTTCCAAGAAGAGTTGTGTTTTGGTTAATTCTATAGCTCACAGTGTGACTTCAAAACACACAATAAATCCACAAAGTGTGTCCTACGGTGAGTTCAGTTAAACTTTCTGAAGAGTTTTTTTGAAGTGTAGCAGAGCAGGCTACAATTgatattcagaaaaagaaaacttccattTATTTCCCCCTTCAATTAAGTTCTCTGTGTCATGTTATTATGCTTCATAGCTCATCGCTGCTCAGATCCCCTCCCCAGCTCCTGTCCCTAGGAAATATCCCAAAACAGaatcaaacttttttctttttaatttgaaataattttcccccattttttttttcttattcacctCTAGGACTCATATGGCAATAGGATTTGATAGGGCTTATTTGCTGGCAAGGAAACATCAAACAAATCTTTTAgtggaaaaatacatttatattataggCAAAATGCAGATGTATATTGCTACTGatgcaaatgtattttattaatggTGTGAGAATTTCTTCCTCACTgtggtgtgtgaatgtgtatgcaTATTTGCATGTGTAAAAGACTTAATTTGTGAAATGGAAGATGTTTCTCCACTTCCCACTAAGCATGGCTGTAAGAGAAACTTTTTCCTCTCCCCGGGCATTGCAGCACACTGGAAGGATGATACATCCACAGAAAGCCTGGCTTTCCAAAAGAGCTTATGAGAGAATGTTCCCCCCAGGTTGGTTAAAACATATGTTAATCCTGTGGCAGAGAAGTTTGTTCTAGCCTTTGGGTGTAGCCCACTGAATAAGTTCACAGTGATCTATGTCATAGTTTCCATGCATTGAAATATAATATTCATACCCCCAACATACACCAATTTCTTacaaaaatttctttaattttctcctGCTCTGTATTTTGTTTGATAGCTCCTTGAATGGCTTCCACTAAAATCAAATGTATTTGACTCTAAAGTGCAACTTGTAAAATTTTATctggtaatttatagattgaatttCAAGTATACATTATTTACATGAAGAACTACTAGCAAATCGTATGATTCCGTTTGTATGAAATGTTCAAAATGGCAAAGATATAaatacagaaagtagattagtggttgccagaagctGCAGATCGGGGGTAACAGCTAAGGAGAGTGGAGTGCGTTTTTGGGGGTatgaatagttttaaaatttattctgatGGTGGCTGCACAACTCTCAATATATTGAAATCCATTGGATTGTATGCCTAAATGGGTGAATTCTATAcattaattatatctcaataaagcttttttttttaaaaaaaaagaaaaagaactactAGGACATGTTTAGAATATTATCTCAAAGGCTTAAACAAAGCTGAAAAGTGAGAAGAGCCCTAGATTCCTTCTGGGAAACCTGGCTTAAAtccagttttctttatttcccaGATTTGAGAATTTGGTCACTGAGCAAATAACATGATTTTCCTAAGTCTagatttctttgtttataaaatgaggatgaatATGCTACCCTACCTATACCGTGAGCTAAATAAGCTAGTATTTGTAAaggacacacactcacactcacattcacacacaggtatgtatgtatgtgtaaaaaTGTAGCGACCTAACCCAAGCACTAAGTGAGTATTTGGTGAATCACTATCTGCACACAGCACCTGGCAAATGGATGCGTGTGATTTTTCCGGGGATTAGAGGCAAACGTTTACTGATGGAAAGCCTTCCTCAGGCCATAACAAAGGGAGAAATGCTGAGTCCCTGACCCTGCCGCCACCATGAACTGGTGAGAGAACAGAATATATTCAAAGAGAAATTTCATTGTTTTAACTTGCAAGTGAGGGGAGCATGACACCGTAACAGAGATTATAGAAATTAGTCAAACTGAGAACCAGGCGAAGAGCTTAGCCATCCTTTGCATAGTTAGCTACATTGGCTCTTTTTCAATTAGACTGGCCATTATGTGGGTGCACTCATTTAGATTTGAAAAACCACCCATTATTTTCTCTGCGCATTCATTCCAGCACACTGACAATCTTCACAGGAAAACTAAACTTATTTCTTGAAGAATTCCTCAATCTTATACAAGATTTTCAACTGGGAGTTTCATGaatcaaaaattaaatgaattgcACATAAAGCCATGGCATATGTATTTGTACTGCATTgtgggagaaaaaataattattataattttaaaaaactatgtctTACctgatttcagaaataaaagaagtagAAGAACCACTTCCTTATGTTCCACTTTGGGACTGGCCAGCAGTGCCCAGAAAGTGTGTCCCAATCCCAGGATGTTGTTGACTTACATGAGAGTAAACGCATCCACAAACCAGATAGTCAAATTAAGTTAATGATTCTCTCAGAGACCCACGCCACTGGCTCAGCAGGGTTCAAACATGACCTTGAATAAAGGGTCCTTACAAAATGATTGAGGGTGGAATCTGCAATAGATGCTGGGAAGTGGTGAAAGCAATCTCCCCCCTCAGCTGCTCCACGCTGCCTTCATGTCTCCTTACTCCTTCCCTCACCCTTGTACTTTATCTCTCACAATTAGTCTTATTTCCTCCCCTCTTCCTTTATTCCCTTTCTTttggagaaaatgaaatcagaaaagtaTCTCACATTTGCTGGAACCTTCCATGACGGGACCCTCTGCCAAGCGCTGCACGTCCATAGCCTCCCTCAAGCTTCCCAACAGGCAGTGCTGTTCTCATTCCTGCTGTACCAGGGATGGGGCTGAGGCCTTCCCCAAGGTTGTGTCGCTACCCAGGGGTGCAGCTGATAGACAAAACCCTTTCAGGTCTTGGATGACAAACTTAAGTTAGGTGTAAATGTTAATATCTCCACATCCTACACCAAATGACATAGAAATTATGACATAAGTGAAAGTATCTTATTATCTTCAAAATTTCTTTATTCCCAGTGAACTCACATGTTTTctgtaattataaattataagacATCAATCTTTCCCCCAAATGAACGTATGGCATATTATTATATTCTCATTCtcatgaaataaagcaagactgGTAGCACTAAGTGGAAAGCGTCtatctcaattttaaatgttgaatCTGTACTTTTCCCTGGCTTAAGTCTAGAGCAACCAGGTAGTATATATGTTGTAAAACTTCTATTTTAGTGTTCAAAGATATTTAGCAATAAATCAATTGACCTCTCTATTTTAGATGTGAAATAAGGACCAGAAAGCATTGTTCGTCTTTCCAGGCAGTGAAATTCCTGCCTGTTCATTAACTGACAAAAGAGTAGAGGTGGGAGCCCAATGGTCTTGGGTGGAACGTCCTGTGGAATT
This genomic window from Pan troglodytes isolate AG18354 chromosome 12, NHGRI_mPanTro3-v2.0_pri, whole genome shotgun sequence contains:
- the PLGLB2 gene encoding plasminogen-like protein B, whose protein sequence is MDVQRLAEGPVMEGSSKFNNILGLGHTFWALLASPKVEHKEVVLLLLLFLKSGQGEPLDDYVNTQGASLFSVTKKQLGAGSREECAAKCEEDKEFTCRAFQYHSKEQQCVIMAENRKSSIIIRMRDVVLFEK